taataataatatttatttactcccattaaattattaaatttgactccacaataattttttactcaatttttaaaatttaataatcaatttaaaaatttcatattagatgtttattataatgatcaattctcaatttaaatgagaTTGGTATTCTTTCTTAACAATGAActcaaaagatattatttatctttttttaaaattagttttagttttttctGTAACAACtacattaattaaaagatttttttcaattatgaaTATCGCTGAGAGTTGGCTTTTGATTGtgtgaaaagtgaatttttaaataattatttagtgatatatatatataaagagagacattTCGATtgtattgtaaaaaaaaaagattactcaatttttttaaaaacataaaacctaaaaaaaaattataaaatatatattattatttaatttactcttttagtattttaatatgtaaattatatattttaaagacTAATCATATTTtagaataacaaaatataattataacagtaattaatgaataattttgTATAGTTGATTTTTatgcatatataatatttttattaaaaaattattagaatttatctATCTTGTGTTCTAAAGACACATATTAAGATTATAAATtgagaattttttattaaaaatacaaaaaaaattaaatttttaatgtatttattttacagttattaaatgaaaaattttaaaaccttCGATTAATGGTAAATTTGTCATGTGCCCTTAAGATAAATGTTAGTTAAAcccaaataattattattattttaatatattttgcttccatgacaaaattttttagatcGGTCACTGATTGCAACCAACCgaaacaaaaaacaaataacaaaatacTTCACCGATTAAAACTACCCTTGTATGAAGAACTAAACGATAGCTcatttttacaaataaatcaATGAGAAATTcaggaattaaaataaaataaagcgaGTTCAATTTGAAAACTCAGCTCACAGATTGAAATAAACCTAACGCAACATGCATCAGAAGTAGATGCAAAAGATATTCCAATAGAGACAAATGAAAGGAGAACATACGAATAAATTAGAAACAAACAGTGCCTTAGTGATTGGCAGCTAGAATTTTATGAACTAGCTGAAAAAACAACTAGTACAAGAGTGAGTACCTGAGCTAAagagataaagaagaagaaaaaaagagatgaagaaaaagatgaaaatcacGCTCTACATTTGGAATTGGGGTTATAAAATAGGGAATGGATCAAATTGGGTTCAAATTGGAATAAATTCATGCCGTTAGATTCTTTAGCATGACAAAAGATGGCTAAACTTTGACATAGGGGTGCACATGGGTCGGGTGAAGCCGAATTTGATGTGACCAAAACCCGACCCGAAATATACATTGGGTCTATTTATTATACCCGAACTCGACTTTAGACCCAATGAAACCAACACACTTTCGGGCCACAATTATACCGGGTGAAAACCGGACAAAAATCGGGCCATTAACATTACATTATGTTGATACCTTCTTGCTAGCTACCatgtaaaaatatctaaattttcaAGACTCCAACTATTAattgacatggtaaaattcacttagaaaaatataataagaaccaacccttcttcaaaattaaagcataaccacaatcaatactaaagcataaccacaatcaatactaataattgtctaataacaccaaatatttaaatcaatacaaataacacaatattatgctttagtctaaaatcttatgcattctaaacataaaacattaacttatagtcatataatgactaataacacaaaatattaaagtttacaatacttaaattctacataagaatagccatgatctatcactaataacacaaaatattaattgtgcaTGATGACCGGGCCATCAAACCGACTTCGCGTGACCGGAGCTGTGCCCCGAACCCGACCCGAAttaatgaccgggtctatttttgtGACCCTTACCCGGCCCTAAACCCggtgaaatcacaccaaattagcccCTAAAGTGTTCGGGATCGGGCCGGGTCTTTGGACCGGACCAGGCCATGTGCAACAGTTGACTCAGCGTTGGAAATGACGTAGAGATCACTAtagttgtaacaccctaactaccaaagctcacgcttctgGCTGCacaactctgatagctcggacattacgacgacacttatactatttaatactaaaatatgagcctgtttaaaactttaaatcgCAATACTGCTCCAAAATTTACTTTTGTTCGATAACGTACATCCAtagataccatacaacttacaaaagctcatcaagagtacatccatatatatatacatacatatatataaataatactacaaacattacccaatacaattcctatccctcttacagaatatatcaagGTAAACGCGagggtacaaaaataataatctaaagcaatacagagcatctcaacaacaattaaataaacttttcatgacttctgcgcccatatcctgaaagggaaaaaatatagggggtgagaacatcatcctcgaaagggttcttagtagagggtttttgggaattactgtaataggatacgtgaagataaaccataccagtgattaataaccgtcttatgcctcttttcaaaaacaacagtttacaataaaagagaaatctaaaatcttttctaaaagagAAACtgttcaattctcaaaaactcaaaagcctttcaaaaaggtGTAACCATGCTGAACCAAATTAGCATTTCATACTTtattccaaaccagaaacacaaaaccgaaatCAACCATCGGTTCATCCCAttccaaccacggccctaggcccaaacaatccaactaTCAACCAATCACTACAATCCAACAGAGTCCCAGATGCAAACGCAGATAGGAaattcaagcacaaacaaacagttacagcaagtagaacaattagcagttaatcacaaaggcaaaccacgtacaatatgcacacccaaacaatgtcacatagatgcatatgatgcatgtctgtcctagtggctgatgatatcatctgtcggttaccaAGCCAACCTGACGTGttcggtagctaacccggacacagtctctctgttgcgcattattatcattagagggtatctaCGCGCTGTCGctattagagggtatctgcgccctgtcaccattagagggtatcggtgccctgtcacccttacaaccagagagaaaacacaagcatactCGCATACAATattcatctcagccatccggcttaaattcacaattcattcaattgCATACATGCATTTGTACTCAACCATGGATCACCATCCATCTCAGTCATCCGGCTCacagttcaatccagaaccagccaatttatcaataaatacagcctttcggcttaaattcataattcataatcagCCATACGGCCCATAACTCATTCGGCAATCAGCCATAAATCAacatcatacacagccattccaccatttaaaatcatcaaattcatataaccggcatttaagccataactCACTTTTCTCAAGCCATTTTATCatcatttaagccataaatcactttttctcaattcacttcactttgaaatcaaatttaaactcttttcagccttggctttaaagatctcatttctcaaatcatctcaggctcataagccaaatttactcaaagtgagttctctttttaaaacaaagccatCCTCAgcattctctttccaaaactcCCAAAACCATGAcaagttaaggatttatttcaaagtattcaaaatcacccatccaacaatgggattttataagAAAAGTTTTCTCGACAGAGTTtcaagtctttaggggagaataacataactcattccgccaaaatcatttaaaatcattaaaaccttGGCTTTCCGATTTGAGTGATAAAATAGGATCTATGCCAAACCGAGTCACGTAATCATTCACTTCTTTCAAAGCCGTTTCCTTTACTTAGGCAAAACCAACTTCAACCCCCTTGATAAATTCTAGAACGTTTCAACTattcaaaattgttttagtcttgcaagaattcaaaattcaaacgtCTTAcaagaattcaaaattcaaagagTACCTAAAACATTTctcaaaatatttcaaaatgaaacttgTCAATAGGCATTCAGGTTCtttcaaagtcattgaaacttcTTTAATTGAAACCCccaagtcaaattcaaaggcaTAAATCCTTTTCACATTCAAACAGTTTTAAAATACAAGTTTCATCTAATTAACCTTCTCCTGAAAGAGGTACAAGGCCTTCCTTAAGAAGCAagactaaatcacaattttctCTTTACTAACTCATTTCGAAAGCATGAATCATccttttcttgataattcaaataaaatagtaaaagtcTTTAATTAATCATTTTCCAGACAACATTTCAATAAGGACtcagattttatagaaatttcggcagcacctcccctaaaacttggacttttgccacccggttcgggtcccaactaaaccgtttctcattccttttcaacagctcaaaaccagaaatcaatttaaagcaagctaaatccaacaatcGCCTCAGTGGCGTATCTCAAGGATACTAtttcaaaattaactcaatatcaatcgatttaactcatttccaaggctttaaagaaacggctcaataacaaatcatttgtccaaaaccgaatcaattaaagtaaaccaggctgaatccaaaagtgcattcgacttttgaaatcatcaaaacaattaactcaaatcaaatcaatcctcagcagattaaactcagatttcaaatctttaaagaatcaacttcaaaacattacatttcacaaagccgcacaacaattcagccaaaccaacatccataatcattcgagtcaatcaagtaatacataaggcagatacaatcaccaaatacacaatatctcacatcagtatccatatgtaataatttcaatacataaaaaatagtttttggaaagcgcccctacctcaaaacgcaattCCATAACCCAGATGACTCATCAAGTCATTTCCGCCTCAAATCGAACCGACGGCAACCAAAACCTCAGCTCCAAGCCACTTTCGCAACAGTCTCAACAACTCTAATCATAATATACAACAACCAAACTCAATCTTATAGCAATTAACGCAACAAACCTCAGCGTGAGATAATAGAATAATAACGAAAGGGCTTTCAAATCAAAACGCTTACCGAACCGAAGAAGGAGCGGTTGAACCGAAACAGCGGCGGTCTCCGAACTGGTTCGGCGGCAACGCGGCAGCCACCTCAAGCGACAGCGACGACAATTTCAGATCACGCCAACTGAAACCAACACGCAGTGACTACGATATTCTCGGAACTCAAAAAGGACAGAAACCTCAAATAAAACCCTTACCGGCAAACATTTTCGGCGACGGCAGTAGGGTCTCGAGTGGCAGAAGCTGAGTTCGGAACTCCAGCGGTGCTTCCAGAGGTCACAGAACCTCTCCCGGCGGCCGGAATCACGGAGATGCAGTTCCCTTTTCCGGCAGCAACACCTGCGGAGGCCTGAATCCCTTTGCTGGCGACAGTTTGGGCTTACCATCATCAGCAGCAGCGAGCTCAGATGGTGACAGCGGCGTGAGGCGGCGGCGTCTTCTCCCCACCCGCAGTAACCCTCGACGGCGACGCACAGAACTCCTCCAGCGACAACGAGGGTGGAGCTTCTCCTCAGCCCATGGCTCGCAGCTCACATTTCCCTTCTCAACGGCGTTCTTCCGTTCGCGCCTCCAACAGCGCCGGCAAAGGCAGCTTCTGTGGCAATGGCAAGGAAGCTCCCGACGGTGACAGGCGGCGTCAGACCCCAGCGCTGGCGGCGGCACGGCGTGAACCCTCCTCGCGAGGCCCTTCCCGTCAGTCTCTTCCCCTCCAATTGCAGCTCTGTTCTCGATCTCTCTTCCCTCGGTGTGCAGCACCGACGGGACAGCGTGGAGCACAACGGCCCAGCGCGACGGCGGTGGTGAAGCCCGACGCCGGTGCGATTCTCCTCCCTCGGCCAACCGTGCTTTgtgggtgtgtgtgtgtgataCGTTTCTCAAAGAAGAGTGTGGGTGTGGGTGTTCAGCATAAAGGCTGCGCAGCAAGGACATTGAAGAAGGGGGTTTGAGGCTGCGCAGCATGAAGGGGGAATGGGGGAAAAGGTATGCCAAAATTAGGGTAAGGGGCATTATAGTAATTTCACTTAAAAATAtggataatatagtaattagaaataaattctaatccaataaaaataatgtataaaataCTATTCGTTCATCAACTtacaattattttcaat
The genomic region above belongs to Arachis duranensis cultivar V14167 chromosome 3, aradu.V14167.gnm2.J7QH, whole genome shotgun sequence and contains:
- the LOC127745414 gene encoding uncharacterized protein LOC127745414, producing the protein MLRSLKPPSSMSLLRSLYAEHPHPHSSLRNVSHTHTHKARLAEGGESHRRRASPPPSRWAVVLHAVPSVLHTEGREIENRAAIGGEETDGKGLARRVHAVPPPALGSDAACHRRELPCHCHRSCLCRRCWRRERKNAVEKGNVSCEPWAEEKLHPRCRWRSSVRRRRGLLRVGRRRRRLTPLSPSELAAADDGKPKLSPAKGFRPPQVLLPEKGTASP